In Amaranthus tricolor cultivar Red isolate AtriRed21 chromosome 5, ASM2621246v1, whole genome shotgun sequence, a genomic segment contains:
- the LOC130812948 gene encoding growth-regulating factor 3, which translates to MDFNLKQWRDEQHESEDEQQQPSAKIPRQLILDSPQHHHHHHHHHQQISALPLFVSAEQSQPTKITTHLSSFLDHSSTPTAIPTSTPTFPRVGGRYSFSIAQWQELELQALIYRHMVAGASVPPELLQLVKKSLITSSAASYYLHHYSSHFQPAAAWLQAGYWGKGSMDPEPGRCRRTDGKKWRCSRDVVAGHKYCERHMHRGRNRSRKPVEFPAASVSVAVSADNSLVSSSLNKPSSFVSESVAADTHFSLSRSGTPSLDAFQLNPGSSDRKTLFGPQHESSALGDGGKSSNSNKVLMHLFDDWPRSENSNGSTLPSSTNLSMSTSGNSSSDFLRLSTGNDNELGRTEGNAGTERGHQQLSWNAGGWGANQVSSMGGPLAEALRSSSNSSPTSVLHQLRRCSAPDTNFVSV; encoded by the exons ATGGACTTCAATCTGAAGCAATGGAGAGATGAGCAGCATGAGTCAGAGGATGAACAACAACAACCTTCTGCTAAAATCCCAAGACAACTTATTCTTGATTCTCcccaacatcatcatcatcatcatcatcatcatcaacaaatttCTGCCCTTCCTTTGTTTGTTTCTGCCGAGCAATCCCAACCCACCAAAATTACTACCCATTTGTCTTCTTTCTTAGATCATTCTTCTACTCCTACTGCTATTCCCACTTCTACACCCACATTTCCAA GGGTAGGTGGAAGGTATTCGTTCAGCATAGCACAATGGCAGGAACTAGAGCTACAAGCTCTAATATACAGGCACATGGTGGCTGGTGCATCTGTCCCTCCTGAGCTACTTCAGTTGGTGAAGAAGAGTCTCATAACTTCCTCTGCTGCTTCATATTATCTTCATCATTACTCTTCTCATTTCCAACCTGCTGCTGCTT GGTTGCAAGCAGGGTATTGGGGAAAAGGATCCATGGATCCAGAACCAGGAAGGTGTAGAAGAACAGATGGGAAGAAGTGGAGGTGTTCAAGGGATGTAGTGGCTGGACATAAGTATTGCGAGCGCCACATGCACCGTGGCCGCAACCGTTCAAGAAAGCCTGTGGAATTTCCTGCTGCTTCTGTTTCTGTTGCTGTTTCTGCTGATAATTCTCTTGTTAGCAGTTCACTAAATAAGCCTTCAAGCTTTGTATCTGAATCTGTGGCTGCAGATACCCATTTTTCCCTCTCTAGATCAGGCACTCCTTCACTTGATGCTTTCCAGTTGAATCCTGG gTCATCTGATAGGAAAACCTTGTTTGGACCTCAACATGAATCATCAGCATTAGGAGATGGTGGGAAATCTAGTAACAGCAACAAGGTGTTAATGCACTTATTTGATGACTGGCCGCGATCCGAGAACTCTAATGGCAGCACTCTTCCATCATCTACGAATCTATCGATGTCAACATCAGGAAACTCGTCTTCGGATTTCTTGAGGTTGTCAACCGGGAATGACAATGAACTGGGTCGAACAGAAGGGAATGCAGGGACAGAAAGAGGGCACCAACAGTTGAGTTGGAACGCAGGTGGGTGGGGAGCAAATCAAGTGAGTTCAATGGGAGGACCATTAGCCGAAGCATTGAGATCATCAAGCAACTCATCGCCTACTAGTGTCTTGCATCAGTTACGTCGTTGCTCTGCTCCTGACACTAACTTTGTCAGTGTTTGA